In the Drosophila teissieri strain GT53w chromosome 3R, Prin_Dtei_1.1, whole genome shotgun sequence genome, ATCGCCTACATGGCCGTTCGTCATAACGGTAAGTGGTGCTTAAAATGAATTATGCATTGCCCTCCGCAGATATTATATTAAATCATATGTACCGGTTAGACCTCTGCCACGTTACCACGTGCCCCAAAACAAacgctgtgtgtgtgggtttccAAAGACTGATTGTCGACCACATTCGTTGGCCGAGATTTTGCTGCCATTAActggtggcagtggcaatgcCACTGGGCTGGCTGAAAGATGAATGGCATGTTAATTTGTGCGCATTATAGTGGCCATTTATCTCCACTGATTTCTGCGGGGCGTCGCTTTTTCCATGTTTCCCGTTTTCACCCAACTCATCGATCGCCTGCACTTGACACCGAATGACAAAgtaataaacaattaattatgcGAATGGTCAAAGGTGCAGTAAGCCATGTCTTAGCTCTGGGCATTCAACAAGTTTGCTTGCAATACAGCGAGAAAATCTAGCATCGTAGGACACTCATAAACGCTTGCTATTTTTCATTACTTACATTTaccttattttattttaccttATTATTGATATCCATAATTATTTCCCTATTTATCTCTACTTCCAGGGCAATGGCATCTCATATTTCATTCCTTTTTAGAGCAGGGAATTCAGTTTGCCCACACTCGCATGGCCTAAAGGTGAGCACTTTTAATTATACGATTGCGTTGCCACTCGCTATTATGTATTCAAAATGTTATCgttgtaaattataaaatggaaTCCATTAATGCAGCCAGATatgcatacacatacatagTATACACTGCAGTGTGTAGATGCACCCACACAGCGGAATGGCGGGCCAActatgcaaaatgcatttgcccCAAATAGTATGCAATGGGAAATGTGcgtgaaatttatgcaaacagGGAACATTGGCCAAAATGGTTGTTGCTTGTCGCTCGAATGGCTCATTCCGTGTGTGCAAATGACTTTTGAAGCTGCTTATGTAAGTCGCATCAGCTCATGCATGTTGCATCTTCCGAACCAACATCACGCAACACTCagaaatgttttcatttgatAAGATTTTCAGAGAGAAGgatcctttaaaaattcaacaggTTCCCCATTTATCAAGATATTGCTAGTAGGCCATCCCAACTAACGCAATTCATGAATATATTTGTGGCATCATTGAcgcaatttattaaaacaggGCAGCTGCCGTAATAAATTCGGGTAAATTATTATGGCTCAAGGAAACGAAGCCCTTTTGCCACTCAAAGTGCAcaaatatgaatttaattaacatcAATTGGCaacatattttcaatttgcaccTGTGCCAGCACAACGAGAGCGAAACATAACCGAAAGGAAATGGTCGAGTTAATTgcatattgcgtatacgccacgttgccGCCACGAGGGCCACAAGTGGCAAATGCCAAACGGTTTTGTTATTCCGTTTGCCAGTTGTTCGGCACGAGtttgtgattttattttgcgtttgtttgttggtgcgtttgtttatttgttccTGTGCTTTGTGCATTTGGTTGGTCGTGCTTCGCCATACTTGTGTGCTTATGGGTAAAGTTTTCTGGTTTCTGTTCTGGCAAAGTTCCTTCATTGCCATGGCATATTGGGATTTTTGTGAGTTCCAGCAGGGCGCTGGATTCAATGAAATCCGCTCGACCGCAATGACCACAACTTTCGTCCAGCAATCTCGATCTGATGTGACTTCACTTCGCCTCTGCGCTGCAATGCAGTGCAACTCAATCAACATTTATTACACATACGCGCCGTGGCACAAAGCCGAGTTGGGGCGAAGCCCTATCACAGGGTTTAAGGAGTTTCTGTAGTTCTCGACGAGCTGTTGTTCACTTTCAATTCGTTTAATGGGTCACTTGGGCGTGCGGCCCGAAACTTTTCACGAGCTGGCAAACAAGCCATAAAAGTAAATAGCCAGCAACGTGCATGTGCTGAGCTCATATTTTGCACAGCAACTGAATGCGGATCTTTAAAGTTGCAAAAATTGGGGAAATCTCACAGACAAGCGTTCACTATTTACTCTGACAAGCTTTAGGATTAAAGTATCTTCATAGGCAGTAAAGTATACTTACGCAGTAGTAGCCACATCTTTTCTCTGCGTGTAATTGGGCGCGagagtgggtggtgctcgGTTAGCTCGTCGGTCCTTTGGCAACCACAAAAGCGCACGCAACCGCACACCTGCAACATTTGTGTGCGGTCTGCATaagggccacgcccccctgcCCACGGGCCAAATCAGCGCCCACCGTCACAGGGCATCTTAAATATAATCGCGGCAAATTTAGACATTGTTGGCATTCGTGCAAAATGATATTTGAGGAAGATAATCGCCCTAATCTAATGATATGGCCCACCCACGCAGCCAGCTTCGTGGGCGCGGGGCTCAAAGGACATGAGGGGGGAGGGGTGGCGGAGTAGGAGTAAGTCATTCAACCGCTCGTTCCTTGGGCACAAAGTTCCTCTCACGTCGCCTATTAAGCTCACTTTCAAGTCAGCCTTTGGCGTTTGTAAAATAAGCTTAGCTGCCTGACTTTCCTTGCCatcctctgtgtgtgtgaatgtccTTTCCCGGGTGAgtgggtgtgtatgtgtgtgtgtttgcttagCACCCACACGTTGGCCTTTTATGTATGCCGAGGCACATGCAACACCTCGGCACGCAGTTCCTGCCCCAAGCCATTCAGTTCGTTCACCCAACGTGGCTTGCGTTTGGATTTTATTAAGGTTTTTTATCTGCAATCACAGGCCATTCGAAAAGCTAATTTTTGGAAGGACttcaatattgttttaatatgCGGCTAATCGAAATGGGATCTACGGCGCCCTTGTGGCGATTAAGGTGGGTGGAATTATATTGATTAATACTTTTTCAATAATGTGCTCAACCAAACAGGCTGTGGAAAAGCTTTATCCGTGATTAATTTGAGTATTTGGAATTTCGCGGAAAATACAATCATATCGTTGCCACGATTTTTCcattgtttggtttttattcaACTCttataaatgattttcatTCGCATTGCAATTTAGATAAAATCACTTTCAGCACAAGCACTTCTCCCCGACCAGCAGCCAAAAATCCATATAAATTCTCGCCCATTTTTCAGTTGGCATATCAGcgccagtgggcgtggccgggctGAATGAAATCGCTCTGTCACGTTTTAATCGCTCCAGAGATTAAAATAAACCCAAAAGTGCAACGAGTATGTGAGTAAGTGTGAAGTGCGAATTGCGAAGTGCTacagaaatggaaaacataCATGCTGCATGGGGATTACAAAATTCTGCGATAAGTAGGCTATTTCGAGACTCCGTAACTCCCCGTGGGTGGTTTTACCTGCCCGAGttggtttttcatttcattttttttggcgaATTTATTGCGTACCATCAAGCAGGTGGAAAATTGGCTGGTGGGCGCCACGGGTAGCAACTCGTTCGTGTTGGCACGTTAATTGAAATTCGTGGATCCCAGGTGGGGCATACTCATCCATCGACAAGGCGAATGGTGGCTCTGCAACAGGGCCACAATTTATGCGGGCACTGATAAAAATGCGATTTACGCGTAATGGTTCCCACTtccatatacatttatttgttttgtttatacgGGCAAAGTCTCCAGCGAAGAATGAGTAATCTTACCCAATTACATAAAGAAAAGAATGAATGAATCGAGAGCTTTATACAGCGTTTTTGATATATTTCAATCTTTTaagttaaaatattatacaaatatatctTAGATTTCAACCGAAACTTCCCGCTGTGTAAATATTACGTGCCCGTTTGTGTCTGCCGCTTGTTCGTGGCgcgttgcatgttgcatgctgCTCCTTGCGCTCCGTTCACCTCCTTCCTCCACACCACCCCCCTGCAACGTGTTGAATTACATAATTTAAAGTTCGCTGCGGAGCTGCATAATCCCATCGGCCTGGCCGGGCTGCTCCACAAGTGTCACACACATGGCGCCCGGCCGAGGTCCTTTTATTAGATCAGTGACTGGCCCACCGGCAGGACGAAGTTTACACGACACGAACTTTTCTCCGGGCACCGcctggccaaagccaaagttggaaattaaattccttGCGTAAACACACTTGGCTCCTCCGGCAAACGGAGAGAGAAAGGGTTGGCGCCTTGCATCGATATCCcggtcgtatacgtaatatgcaAATGTAATCAGTGCCCACATTTTATGTTCCTGCGCGTGTGGCCGTGAGTGTGTGCTCCAGTTTTATACGCGCCTGCCAGCGCAACTTTGTGCTTTGTGCTAATCCAAGCCGTGGCCAAGTCAGCTCGAATTTCAGCACCCCAAATCACCTTAGAGTGTTTTTagtagcaaaaacaaagggtAGCAGGCGATACTAAATCTGTTATGGGTCAGGTACACCTTACAATGTACTCTCTTAAATACATAACCGAATTCTGTCAACTTCACTGCATATTTAAACACTTGGCATTGCTAATTAAAGGGGCAAATAAAGATGAGTGAACTGACCTCTTTCGTCTGGGAAAAGTACACACTTCCCAGCAAGAAATCGCGTTCTTAGCTTCCCATAAGTAGCAGTGCAGTAGGAGAAGCCGAATCAGATGCCTCTGGATCGCTCGCCATGAGGCGGCTTACAATCGCGGTTTTCTGGCTGGCATGTATACACTTGGCTGCCACGACTTGCTGCACTTCTGCGGCGATTCTGCACTTCAAGATCCGTGGAGGAGTCTGCGGCGTAGTGGGTGCGAAAAGCAATGGCACTGGCTGCAAGATTACCATATGCGCCAATGGAGAGGCCCTGGTGGGCAGCTATTGTGGTAGGGCGGCATGTGATGTGTTTGGATGCCAGTGCATTAGGGGCTGCCTTCCAGGATCTTTTGCCAGCGACTTTTTGAAAAAGAATTACCTGCACGGCATCGAATTGCTGGGCACCGAAATGACGGAACTGTGTTTTCTGTGCCAGTTCATACCTAGAAAGTTGgaaattgcaataaattaaagagCTGAACCCTTTCAGTTGAGAACAGACTGTgagaatatttttcaaatgcaATACTTTGAATTGGCAGCAGGAAATCAGTTGGGGTCCTTCGCTTTGTTGGTCCCTTTTTCCATTTGGCATGTAAACTGGATTTTCCGCTGCCGACAGCCGCCCTTACGGTTATTTTTGCCGCTCGCTGTAAATGAAAAACACATCCGCATATGGAACTAGTTTGGCATCCGAACAACAATGGCATAAAAAATGCGGCACATCCCCCAGCTGGATatggatattttttttgtctaaACGCGACTGGCATTGTTTCGTGGCGAACGCCGTCCTTCAGATTTAGTTCGATTCTGCGCTACACTCGCGGCTGtcaatttcaatcaatttCAACTCGATTGTCCATCAACTCGCATAGAACTTGAGCCCAAATATTAAGATTTACTTGTACTTTAAAAGGGTGGAATCTCGATAGCTGATGCATAGGATTTCAGCCCACATTTCCTTCGTTACCCCTGCAAACTTCCGGCCATTCCCAGATTTTTGTTCCGCTTTTTGTACGGCCCTGATGGAAAAACTTTGCTTGATGTGGATTTCCTGCTCTCATCTCGAACTGCAAAAAATTCTATTGGAGGTGTGTGCATTTGTCGCCTTTTCAGTAATTGAATGCTTGGATTTAATTGGAACTGCACGCCCTGTTGATTCCACACACAAACTGAATGCATACACATTATTGACAGGGCGCCGAGTTGATTCGAGTTGAGTTCAGCGGCGCTCAGGTGCTTGACACCTACCACTACAGGTGCCCACACACTGGCATGCACTGCGCGAAACAGGGGTGGATATCTACATCAAGGTTTCTAGATTGATTGGGAATCCCTAGACTTAACACTGCACTTTCCTTTTaactttttctcagtgcagggaggctcctgctcctgcaaaTCGAACACGGTGCACACCGAACGTTGACTTATTCATATTGTGATGACTTGGCGCAACTTTTTCTGGCAGCTCACAATTcttggcaataaaatataaatggaaaaaacCAGGAGCTCTCCTGCCGCCGGCGGTGCAGACTCCAGCCCTAATTGCCATGGCAGCTCGTTAGCTTCAAAGAGCCCGCGGCGGAGCAGGCTAATGGGCAGGGCTAATACCAATACTAAGGCTAATACTAATACTAATGCCAATGCCGATGCCATTGGCCGCCACTCGACCTGGCCCACACAGAATTGGCCAGGCGGCCAGGTAAACAAcacgaaaaaatattaaatgaaccGCAAAATTGTGAAGCTGGCCGAGCTGAAGGAGAAAAAACGTGAACAAAAATGTGGAAGGAATCCAACATCATAGTGAAAAAGGACGCTTGTCTATGGGTAAAGGGCCACCGATGAGAGgctaaatataaattggcATACTTGCACCCGGTGACTCGGCCTTGGAGTTGATCCCATTCCCCGCCAGAATCTCGAGTACGCACCCGTCACCCGACGTAAATTCTTAAAGCCCAGTGCGGCTAAATTCTGGCACTAAGCAGACCACTTTCAATTGGCAGTGCTGCTGTTTTCATTACAATTTGTTGGTATACTTGCCCCACGAAGCGCGTCCAGCCGCAATCTAATGTCCTTTGTCTGTCACCCATCCCCGCCACTCCTGCGTATCCTCCGCATCCTCCACATCCTTCGTATCCTGTtcttccaattccaattcgtGTCCTTTACTGCAGGCAGTTTGCATAGCAGCGGATGGAGCGAAGAGCGTCGTCTACTTAGGGGCCATGGCtaaaatctatagaaattggCAACAAAAAGCTGGCTAGGACACGCTCTCTCAAAGGAGTTGAGTTGCTTAGAGTGGGCAACTAATGAAATACTGACTGAATATTAGATTACATTTTGAAGGCCAAGGAATCACATGACAAAAGCATTTAATGAGCCATACCATTATTGATTGTTATAATAAACCATGTGAAATGTCtactttaaaatgtaatatttagtAAAATGACTTATTAGATACACTTTCCTAAATCAATCAACTTACCATCAAGTTCTTCCGTCGTCGACAGACATAGTTTCTGCCTTCAGTTTGCAGCGCGACTGTCTCTGAATTAAAGTGGCAGCAACGTGGCAATCAGGAGCACCCAGACAAActtgccaccacccacccaatcATCGGGTATTCCCCGTCGCTCCCCAATCGACGCAATTTGTATTATGCGCCTCAGCGCCTTTGCActtaatgccttatttgtatttaatcgCGGCTTCCGTTTCAGTggcactccactccattccattccactccATCCACTTCCGccttccactttccacttttcccgcttttctccCACGATCCCAGCCTCACTCAATGGCCGT is a window encoding:
- the LOC122619750 gene encoding protein Diedel, giving the protein MRRLTIAVFWLACIHLAATTCCTSAAILHFKIRGGVCGVVGAKSNGTGCKITICANGEALVGSYCGRAACDVFGCQCIRGCLPGSFASDFLKKNYLHGIELLGTEMTELCFLCQFIPRKLEIAIN